One genomic window of Salvelinus alpinus chromosome 17, SLU_Salpinus.1, whole genome shotgun sequence includes the following:
- the rnf114 gene encoding E3 ubiquitin-protein ligase RNF114, with the protein MFRYGIRLMNTPSCIEGNNRSPKLTAEREEMAMLGSFSSAQQKKNVSGGDRDVTEFLCPVCLEIFDSPVTTHCGHTFCQSCLQACLRPQKPVCAVCRAALGHWAKATDLDALIHTSVAACKGCGAQVGLSQMRGHTAACSKYQEYIEEGVRTTAQTQPNIIGPLPNRFTFSCPYCNCQNLDQDGLVEHCTSQHARDTRHVVCPICASMPWGDPNYRSADFFQHLKIRHTFSYDTFVDYSTDEHTMIQEALQRSLMEN; encoded by the exons ATGTTTCGCTACGGAAttcgactaatgaatacacccagtTGTATTGAAGGCAACAATAGGTCCCCCAAATTGACAGCTGAGAGAGAAGAAATGGCGATGCTAGGATCCTTTAGCTCTGCACAGCAGAAGAAAAATGTTTCTGGAGGCGACAGGGACgtgacagagttcctctgcccGGTTTGTCTAGAGATTTTTGATAGCCCTGTCACAACACACTGTGGACATAC gtTTTGTCAAAGTTGTCTGCAGGCGTGCCTGCGGCCCCAAAAGCCAGTGTGTGCCGTGTGCAGGGCAGCACTGGGTCACTGGGCCAAAGCCACTGACCTAGATGCCCTCATACACACCTCTGTGGCGGCCTGCAAGGGCTGTGGAgcacag GTTGGCCTGTCCCAAATGAGAGGCCACACGGCAGCCTGCTCCAAGTACCAGGAGTACATTGAGGAGGGGGTCAGAACCACTGCCCAGACCCAGCCTAACATTATCGG cCCTTTGCCGAATCGCTTCACCTTCTCCTGCCCGTACTGTAACTGCCAGAACCTTGACCAGGACGGCCTGGTGGAGCACTGCACTTCCCAGCATGCCCGGGACACGCGCCACGTG GTGTGTCCTATCTGTGCCTCTATGCCTTGGGGAGACCCTAACTACAGGAGCGCTGACTTCTTCCAGCACCTCAAGATTAGACACACCTTCTCTTATGACACCTTTGTC gACTACTCCACAGACGAACACACTATGATCCAGGAGGCTCTACAGCGCTCCCTCATGGAGAACTGA